In one window of Microtus pennsylvanicus isolate mMicPen1 chromosome 2, mMicPen1.hap1, whole genome shotgun sequence DNA:
- the Tcf15 gene encoding transcription factor 15 isoform X2, whose protein sequence is MAFALLRPVGAHVLYPDVRLLSEDEENRSESDASDQSFGCCEGLEAGRRGPGPGGGRRASSGAGPVVVVRQRQAANARERDRTQSVNTAFTALRTLIPTEPVDRKLSKIETLRLASSYIAHLANVLLLGDSADDGQPCFRAAGGGKSAVPAADGRQPRSICTFCLSNQRKGGNRRDLGGSCLKMRGVAPLRGPRR, encoded by the exons ATGGCGTTCGCGCTGCTGCGCCCGGTCGGCGCGCACGTGCTGTATCCGGACGTGCGGCTGCTGAGCGAGGACGAGGAGAACCGCAGCGAGAGCGACGCGTCGGACCAGTCGTTCGGATGCTGCGAAGGGCTGGAGGCAGGGCGGCGCGGCCCGGGTCCCGGGGGCGGGCGACGGGCAAGCAGCGGCGCgggcccggtggtggtggtgcggcAGCGACAGGCGGCCAACGCACGAGAGCGGGACCGCACACAGAGCGTGAACACGGCCTTCACCGCCCTGCGCACGCTCATTCCAACCGAGCCGGTGGACCGAAAGCTATCCAAGATCGAGACACTGCGTCTGGCGTCCAGCTACATCGCGCACCTGGCCAACGTGCTGCTGCTGGGAGACTCGGCCGACGACGGGCAGCCGTGTTTCCGCGCGGCGGGCGGTGGCAAGAGCGCGGTCCCCGCCGCCGACGGCCGTCAGCCGCGCTCCATCTGCACCTTCTGTCTCAGCAACCAGCGCAAAGGG GGTAACCGTCGTGACCTTGGGGGCAGCTGCTTGAAAATGAGGGGTGTAGCCCCCCTCCGAGGGCCTCGGCGATGA
- the Tcf15 gene encoding transcription factor 15 isoform X1, with amino-acid sequence MAFALLRPVGAHVLYPDVRLLSEDEENRSESDASDQSFGCCEGLEAGRRGPGPGGGRRASSGAGPVVVVRQRQAANARERDRTQSVNTAFTALRTLIPTEPVDRKLSKIETLRLASSYIAHLANVLLLGDSADDGQPCFRAAGGGKSAVPAADGRQPRSICTFCLSNQRKGASGSASLNHHPAAGECTQRSRRGSCLPGRGSQNSIRGRKEDEDKVIMV; translated from the exons ATGGCGTTCGCGCTGCTGCGCCCGGTCGGCGCGCACGTGCTGTATCCGGACGTGCGGCTGCTGAGCGAGGACGAGGAGAACCGCAGCGAGAGCGACGCGTCGGACCAGTCGTTCGGATGCTGCGAAGGGCTGGAGGCAGGGCGGCGCGGCCCGGGTCCCGGGGGCGGGCGACGGGCAAGCAGCGGCGCgggcccggtggtggtggtgcggcAGCGACAGGCGGCCAACGCACGAGAGCGGGACCGCACACAGAGCGTGAACACGGCCTTCACCGCCCTGCGCACGCTCATTCCAACCGAGCCGGTGGACCGAAAGCTATCCAAGATCGAGACACTGCGTCTGGCGTCCAGCTACATCGCGCACCTGGCCAACGTGCTGCTGCTGGGAGACTCGGCCGACGACGGGCAGCCGTGTTTCCGCGCGGCGGGCGGTGGCAAGAGCGCGGTCCCCGCCGCCGACGGCCGTCAGCCGCGCTCCATCTGCACCTTCTGTCTCAGCAACCAGCGCAAAGGG GCATCGGGGTCAGCTTCCCTTAACCACCACCCAGCAGCTGGAGAATGTACCCAGAGAAGCAGACGTGGTTCCTGCCTTCCAGGCAGGGGCTCTCAGAACAGCATCAGGGGCAGAAAGGAGGATGAAGATAAGGTTATTATGGTTTGA